From the genome of Canis lupus baileyi chromosome 32, mCanLup2.hap1, whole genome shotgun sequence, one region includes:
- the RPP25 gene encoding ribonuclease P protein subunit p25, whose translation MAKSAPPRSGQRRRMENFRKVRSEEAPGGEGAEGGGPGSGPFADLAPGAVHMRVKEGSKIRNLLAFATASMAQPATRAIVFSGCGRASTKTVTCAEILKRRLAGLHQVTRLRYRSVREVWQSLPPGPAPGHRPGEPAASLSVLKNVPGLAILLCKDALDPRQPGYQPPDAHPGPSSQPAAPTSKRGPGGAAAAEGSAKRLRPEPGTAEERPMA comes from the coding sequence ATGGCCAAGTCCGCGCCCCCGCGGTCCGGGCAACGACGGCGCATGGAGAACTTCCGTAAGGTGCGCTCGGAGGAGGCGCCGGGGggcgagggggccgaggggggcgGCCCGGGCTCCGGGCCCTTCGCCGACCTGGCGCCGGGCGCTGTGCACATGCGGGTCAAGGAGGGCAGCAAGATCCGGAACCTGCTGGCTTTCGCCACGGCCAGCATGGCGCAGCCCGCCACGCGCGCCATCGTCTTCAGCGGCTGCGGTCGAGCCTCCACCAAGACCGTCACGTGCGCGGAGATCCTCAAGCGCCGCCTGGCGGGCCTGCACCAGGTCACGCGGCTGCGCTACCGGAGCGTGCGCGAGGTGTGGCAAAGCCTCCCGCCGGGGCCCGCGCCGGGGCACAGGCCTGGAGAGCCGGCCgccagcctcagtgtcctcaaGAACGTGCCCGGCCTCGCCATCCTGCTCTGCAAGGACGCCCTGGATCCGCGCCAGCCCGGCTACCAGCCCCCGGACGCCCATCCGGGACCCTCGTCGCAGCCCGCCGCGCCGACGTCCAAGCGGGGCCCGGGGGGAGCCGCGGCTGCCGAAGGCTCCGCCAAGCGCCTGCGACCTGAGCCCGGGACCGCGGAGGAGCGTCCGATGGCCTGA